A DNA window from Haloactinospora alba contains the following coding sequences:
- the recA gene encoding recombinase RecA translates to MAAADQEKALETALAQIERQFGKGSVMRLGDDDRPPVESIPTGSISLDVALGIGGIPRGRVVEVFGPESSGKTSVALHAVANAQKQGGIAAFVDAEHALDPDYAKKIGVNTDDLLLAQPDTGEQALEIADMLIRSGAVSILVVDSVAALVPRAEIEGEMGDSHVGLQARLMSQALRKIAGVLSQTGTTAIFINQLREKVGVMFGSPETTTGGRALKFYSSVRLDVRRIETLKDGQESVGNRTRVKVVKNKIAPPFKQAEFDILYGIGISREGGLIDLGVEQGIVRKSGAWYTYEGTQLGQGKENARNFLGQNADMANEIEKKIREKLGVRSPGDNSSGASGAAGESKETEDSGKDTGTGGKGTGAGKETSAKSGSTGSGAAATKRTTKGKATSSSADE, encoded by the coding sequence GTGGCTGCTGCTGATCAAGAGAAGGCTCTAGAAACCGCGCTCGCCCAGATCGAGCGACAGTTCGGCAAGGGCTCTGTCATGCGCCTCGGTGATGACGACCGTCCTCCGGTGGAGTCCATCCCCACAGGCTCGATCTCGCTGGACGTCGCCCTGGGGATCGGCGGTATCCCGCGGGGAAGGGTCGTGGAGGTGTTCGGCCCCGAGTCCTCGGGCAAGACGAGCGTCGCGCTGCACGCCGTCGCCAACGCCCAGAAGCAGGGAGGGATCGCCGCTTTCGTCGACGCGGAGCACGCCCTCGACCCGGACTACGCGAAGAAGATCGGTGTCAACACCGACGACCTGTTGCTGGCCCAACCCGACACCGGTGAGCAGGCACTGGAGATCGCCGACATGCTGATCAGGTCGGGTGCCGTGTCCATCCTCGTCGTCGACTCCGTCGCGGCACTGGTTCCGCGCGCGGAGATCGAGGGCGAGATGGGGGACAGCCACGTGGGACTGCAGGCCCGCCTGATGTCCCAGGCACTGCGCAAGATCGCGGGCGTGCTCAGCCAGACCGGGACGACCGCGATCTTCATCAACCAGCTTCGGGAGAAGGTCGGTGTCATGTTCGGGAGCCCGGAGACCACGACCGGTGGCCGGGCACTGAAGTTCTACTCCTCCGTCCGCCTGGACGTGCGCAGGATCGAGACCCTGAAGGACGGCCAGGAGTCCGTCGGTAACCGGACCCGGGTGAAGGTCGTGAAGAACAAGATAGCCCCGCCGTTCAAACAGGCGGAGTTCGACATCCTCTACGGGATCGGGATCTCCCGGGAGGGCGGGCTGATCGACCTCGGCGTGGAACAGGGGATCGTGCGCAAGTCGGGGGCCTGGTACACCTACGAAGGAACCCAGTTGGGCCAGGGCAAGGAGAACGCGCGGAACTTCCTGGGCCAGAACGCCGACATGGCCAACGAGATCGAGAAGAAGATCAGGGAGAAACTGGGCGTGCGTTCCCCCGGCGACAACAGCTCCGGCGCCAGCGGCGCTGCGGGGGAGAGCAAGGAGACCGAGGACTCCGGCAAGGACACCGGTACCGGCGGCAAGGGGACCGGCGCGGGGAAGGAAACCAGCGCCAAGAGCGGTAGTACCGGTTCGGGCGCGGCCGCGACAAAGCGCACCACCAAGGGGAAAGCGACCTCCTCCTCCGCTGATGAGTGA
- a CDS encoding S9 family peptidase, translating into MTDRVTASYGAWPSPIAANDVTRGERRLGFPSVVGERIWWEESRPEEDGRNTIMRRDSDGSVTELLAAPWNARTRVHEYGGRSYVPVPRQEGGEGSRPGIVFANLDDQRLYFLAEGGDTPKPLTPEPSADAALRYADMTLTNDGGHVICVREQHGSEDGPSRAIVSVPLSGAADTPEAVRELVTDADFFASPTPSPDGQHLAWISWNHPRMPWDGTELRAGTLSESGVTGVYTLKGGVGESVLAPMWQDESSLLFLSDWPGWWNLYQIGLTGPAFALYPAEKEFCGGFTLGMQPYQLLDDGRVVTLYGHADLSVGVYDPKSAELEAVSTPLTSWQALASDRNTVVGVAAAADTPQRLVQLDPDTGHTQTLRRSQDDLPDSNYVPEPRTVSVNGRYGGAVHANVYPPTNPAATGTGPAPYIVWVHGGPVGCSGTELDLAKAYFTSRGLGIVDVNYSGSTGYGRTYRERLQRQWGVIDVEDAVSVVQSLVDDGTADPQRLAIRGASAGGFTTLSALTRDTFACGVSVFGVTDLVRLSEETHDFESRFLDSLIGPLPGYEATYRERSPINQADNIQAPVLLLQGTQDPVVPPPQAAEFAAALTEQGLSHAHLEFEGEGHGFRAAESQQRALEAELAFYGRIFGFAPAGVPEIELVSGGGRGTGSEPQDTEETEEAEEATEEKE; encoded by the coding sequence ATGACAGACCGTGTGACGGCCTCCTATGGCGCCTGGCCATCGCCGATCGCAGCGAATGATGTCACCAGAGGTGAACGACGGCTGGGCTTCCCCAGTGTCGTCGGGGAGAGGATCTGGTGGGAGGAGTCCCGTCCGGAGGAGGACGGACGCAACACCATCATGCGCAGGGACTCCGACGGCAGCGTCACCGAGTTACTCGCCGCTCCGTGGAACGCTCGCACGCGCGTGCACGAGTACGGTGGGCGCTCCTACGTCCCGGTTCCGCGCCAGGAGGGCGGGGAGGGCTCCCGGCCGGGAATCGTCTTCGCCAACCTCGACGACCAGCGCCTGTACTTCCTGGCGGAGGGCGGGGACACCCCCAAGCCGCTCACCCCCGAACCGTCCGCGGACGCTGCGCTGCGGTACGCCGACATGACGCTCACCAATGACGGCGGACATGTCATCTGTGTCCGGGAGCAGCACGGATCCGAGGACGGGCCGAGCCGCGCCATCGTCTCCGTACCGCTCTCCGGAGCCGCCGACACGCCGGAGGCGGTCCGCGAACTGGTCACCGACGCGGACTTCTTCGCCTCTCCGACCCCCTCCCCGGACGGTCAGCACCTCGCCTGGATCTCGTGGAACCACCCCCGGATGCCGTGGGACGGAACCGAGCTGCGGGCGGGCACCCTCTCGGAGAGCGGTGTCACCGGCGTCTACACCCTCAAGGGCGGCGTGGGCGAATCCGTGCTCGCCCCCATGTGGCAGGACGAGTCGTCGCTGCTCTTCCTCTCCGACTGGCCGGGCTGGTGGAACCTCTACCAGATCGGCCTCACGGGGCCGGCTTTCGCGCTCTACCCCGCGGAGAAGGAGTTCTGCGGAGGGTTCACCCTCGGGATGCAGCCCTATCAGCTCCTCGACGACGGCCGTGTGGTCACCCTGTACGGCCACGCGGACCTCTCCGTCGGCGTGTACGACCCGAAGAGTGCCGAGCTGGAGGCGGTGAGCACCCCGTTGACGAGCTGGCAGGCGCTGGCCAGCGACCGGAACACGGTGGTGGGGGTGGCGGCCGCCGCCGACACGCCACAACGGCTCGTGCAGCTCGACCCCGACACCGGGCACACCCAGACCCTCCGGCGCTCGCAGGACGACCTGCCCGACAGCAACTACGTGCCGGAACCGCGCACTGTCTCGGTCAACGGGCGTTACGGCGGAGCGGTACACGCCAACGTCTACCCGCCCACCAACCCCGCGGCGACCGGCACCGGCCCCGCTCCCTACATCGTGTGGGTGCACGGTGGCCCCGTCGGCTGCTCCGGCACCGAGCTGGACCTCGCCAAGGCGTACTTCACCAGCCGCGGCCTCGGCATCGTGGACGTCAACTACAGCGGTTCCACCGGCTACGGCCGCACGTACCGCGAAAGGCTGCAGCGCCAGTGGGGCGTGATCGATGTCGAGGACGCCGTCTCCGTGGTCCAGTCCCTGGTGGATGACGGGACCGCTGACCCGCAGCGGTTGGCGATCCGCGGCGCGAGCGCCGGAGGGTTCACCACGCTGAGCGCCCTCACCCGGGACACGTTCGCCTGCGGGGTCTCCGTGTTCGGCGTCACCGACCTGGTGCGGCTGTCCGAGGAAACCCACGACTTCGAGTCGCGGTTCCTCGACTCGCTCATCGGCCCGCTCCCCGGCTACGAGGCCACCTACCGCGAGCGGTCCCCGATCAACCAGGCCGACAACATCCAGGCACCGGTACTACTGCTGCAGGGCACCCAAGACCCGGTTGTTCCACCGCCGCAGGCCGCCGAGTTCGCCGCCGCGCTCACCGAACAAGGGCTGAGCCACGCTCACCTCGAATTCGAGGGCGAGGGGCACGGGTTCCGCGCGGCGGAGTCGCAGCAGCGCGCACTGGAGGCCGAGCTCGCTTTCTACGGCAGGATCTTCGGTTTCGCCCCGGCGGGAGTCCCGGAGATCGAACTGGTATCCGGAGGCGGCCGTGGGACCGGCTCCGAACCGCAGGACACCGAGGAGACAGAGGAAGCAGAGGAAGCAACGGAGGAGAAGGAGTAG
- a CDS encoding TAXI family TRAP transporter solute-binding subunit, which yields MRTGNTTMRAPGALALAAVGVLVLAGCGAGGNNMTLATGSTGGTYYPLGGEIAQLWSDNIDDVNVSTQATGASVENLRLLDNGENELILAINGVAANAANGESDFADEPLANPDDVTLLGNVYPEVLQIVATEDSGIESVADLKGKRVDMGPPGSGTEVAARQLLESQGWDPESDVEAFNSTFEEATTKLSDGQVDAAVAILAVPAASIEQVATGGTDITMVEIAGEEADQLMEDNPSYSTMEIPEGTYQGQDQPVQTLTNWASLYSTSDLDEEVAHDLVQEMYEGADDIGHDVGDQLDAETATESRGPTDLHPGAERYYEEAGVLD from the coding sequence ATGAGAACCGGAAACACGACCATGCGCGCGCCGGGCGCGCTCGCCCTGGCGGCAGTGGGAGTGCTCGTACTCGCCGGCTGCGGCGCCGGCGGCAACAACATGACGCTGGCTACGGGCTCGACCGGCGGTACCTACTACCCCCTGGGCGGTGAGATCGCCCAGCTGTGGTCGGACAACATCGACGACGTGAACGTGAGCACGCAGGCCACCGGAGCCTCGGTGGAGAACCTGCGCCTGTTGGACAACGGCGAGAACGAGCTCATCCTGGCAATCAACGGGGTGGCGGCGAACGCGGCCAACGGGGAGTCGGACTTCGCTGACGAGCCGCTTGCCAACCCGGACGACGTGACCCTCCTCGGCAACGTGTACCCCGAGGTGCTGCAAATCGTCGCCACCGAGGACTCCGGCATCGAGTCAGTCGCGGACCTGAAGGGCAAGCGGGTGGACATGGGGCCGCCGGGAAGCGGTACCGAGGTCGCCGCACGGCAGCTCCTGGAGTCCCAGGGATGGGACCCGGAAAGCGACGTCGAGGCGTTCAACAGCACCTTCGAGGAAGCGACCACGAAGCTCAGCGACGGTCAGGTCGACGCCGCGGTCGCGATCCTCGCTGTTCCGGCGGCCAGCATCGAACAGGTCGCCACCGGCGGAACCGACATCACCATGGTCGAGATCGCCGGGGAGGAAGCGGACCAGCTCATGGAGGACAACCCCAGTTACTCCACGATGGAGATACCGGAGGGCACCTACCAGGGGCAGGACCAACCGGTCCAGACGCTGACGAACTGGGCGTCGCTGTACTCCACGAGCGACCTCGACGAGGAGGTCGCCCACGACCTCGTGCAGGAGATGTACGAGGGGGCGGACGACATCGGCCATGACGTCGGTGACCAGCTGGACGCGGAGACCGCCACCGAGAGCCGGGGGCCGACCGACCTGCACCCGGGTGCCGAGCGCTACTACGAGGAAGCGGGCGTTCTGGACTGA
- a CDS encoding regulatory protein RecX encodes MSDGRPTQDTSVPEARAHESESPEGRARALCLRLLATAPRTRAQLERALRRHGTDESVIDTVLERFDAAGVVDDAAFADAWVESRHTGRGLGRAALTAELRERGVDEETIQQAVEDLDPDQEEATARELVRRKLRSTRGKAVSVRLRRTMGMLERKGYPAGLSYRLAREELEAEGADVDLPEPDTTAFE; translated from the coding sequence ATGAGTGACGGGCGGCCAACCCAGGACACGTCCGTTCCGGAGGCCCGAGCCCACGAGTCCGAGAGCCCGGAGGGCAGAGCACGCGCTCTCTGCCTGCGGCTTCTCGCCACAGCCCCCCGGACCCGGGCGCAGCTGGAACGCGCACTGCGGCGCCACGGGACCGACGAGAGTGTCATCGACACGGTCCTGGAGCGTTTCGATGCCGCAGGGGTGGTTGACGACGCCGCGTTCGCCGACGCGTGGGTCGAGTCCCGCCACACCGGTCGCGGGCTGGGACGCGCGGCGCTCACGGCCGAACTACGGGAACGCGGCGTTGACGAGGAGACGATCCAACAGGCCGTCGAGGACCTCGACCCGGACCAGGAGGAGGCGACCGCGCGGGAGCTGGTGCGGCGCAAGCTCCGTTCCACCCGCGGGAAAGCGGTCAGTGTTCGCCTGCGCCGCACCATGGGGATGCTGGAACGCAAGGGGTACCCGGCCGGACTGTCCTACCGTTTGGCCCGGGAGGAACTGGAAGCCGAGGGCGCGGACGTCGATCTTCCCGAGCCCGACACCACCGCGTTCGAGTAG